Below is a window of Escherichia coli DSM 30083 = JCM 1649 = ATCC 11775 DNA.
CCTGCAAGGTGGCTTCGTAATCCAGCCCAGCCGCGACCGGCTCGTACTGGAATACCACATCCTTAAACCCGGCACGCTTCGCCGCGCGTTCCAGAATCCCTTGCGCCTGGGTGTTTGCTTCATCGCTGCCCAGCCCCTGGAAGTTGATCGGGCGACCAATCACTGCCTGAGTAATTGCCTCCGGCAGTTGAGCCTGCGCCTGCTGGCGAATGTGCAACATCATTGCGCAGACCAGATCCTCAAACAGCGCTACCTGCTGCGGTTTTAAGCCGCTGGCACCGAGGAACGATTTTGGTGATTTCACAAACCACACCTCTTCTGGATCATCAATGTACTGTGCCAGTGAGGAAAGACCGAACTGCACGCTTTTCGCCGTAACATCGATATCTTCTTCGCGGTTATAACGAATCGCCCGACGCAGCAGCGCCTGCGTTTCATCGTCGTCTGCCGGAACGTCATGATGGCGGTACAGCCATTCGCTTACCGCTTCACGCGTTGGCGCGCAAAGCATTGAAGGCAGCAGCGTGCTGTCGTTTTCCATTTTTAGCAAATGCGGTTTACCGTCGCGCATGACCGCCACTGAACAGTTTGCTGTACCGTAATCAAAACCAATAAACACGAAATAATCCCCATGCCGGTGAAGAAGGGGCGTGACTTTAGCGAAATGTTGCCGTCGCGACAACCGGAATATGAAAGCAAAGCGCAGCGTCTGAATAACGTTTATGCTGAAAGCGGATTAACAAGGAGATGCGATGTATACCCTGAACTGGCAGCCGCCGTATGACTGGTCGTGGATGTTGGGATTTCTCGCCGCCCGTGCGGTGAGCAGCGTGGAAACGGGCGCGGACAGTTATTATGCCTGTAGTCTGGCGGTAGGCGAATATCGCGGCGTGGTGACTGCTATTCCGGATATAGCCCGCCATACTCTGCACATAAATTTAAGTGCAGGTTTAGAACCTGTTGCCGCTGAGTGTCTGGCGAAAATGAGCTGCCTGTTTGATCTGCAATGTAACCCGCAGATTGTTAACGGTGCGTTGGGCAAGTTAGGCGCGGCGCGGCCCGGATTGCGTTTACCCGGCAGTGTTGATGCTTTTGAGCAGGGCGTGCGGGCGATTTTAGGCCAACTGGTGAGCGTGGCGATGGCGGCAAAATTGACCGCCAGAGTGGCACAGCTTTATGGCGAACGGCTGGATGATTTTCCGGATTATGTCTGCTTCCCCACGCCTCAGCGGCTGGCTGCAGCCGACCCGCAGGCATTAAAAGCGTT
It encodes the following:
- the alkA gene encoding DNA-3-methyladenine glycosylase 2, with product MYTLNWQPPYDWSWMLGFLAARAVSSVETGADSYYACSLAVGEYRGVVTAIPDIARHTLHINLSAGLEPVAAECLAKMSCLFDLQCNPQIVNGALGKLGAARPGLRLPGSVDAFEQGVRAILGQLVSVAMAAKLTARVAQLYGERLDDFPDYVCFPTPQRLAAADPQALKALGMPLKRAEALIHLANAALEGTLPMTIPGDVEQAMKKLQTFPGIGRWTANYFALRGWQAKDVFLPDDYLIKQRFPGMTPAQIRRYAERWKPWRSYALLHIWYTEGWQPDEA